Proteins encoded by one window of Yersinia massiliensis:
- the yjeH gene encoding L-methionine/branched-chain amino acid transporter codes for MSGLKQELSLAQGVGLLSTSLLGTGVFAVPALAAMLAGDDSLWAWPVLIVLVFPIAIAFAALGRHFPSAGGAAHFVTMAFGPKLGKVTGWLFLSVIPVGLPAALQIAAGFWQATFGWRDSELLMVQLVTLLVIWLLGTRSAGSSANVQTLIALLVIAFVVAIWWQGEIHPSQIPWPSPQDISPPNMFNALAVMFWCFVGLEAFAHLATEFRHPERDFPRALIVGLLVAGAVYWGCTVAVLHFHAYGEEQAAAASLPGIVVQLFGEHALWIACIIGYLACFASVNIYTQSFARMVWSQAQVRPQSKLAQLSAGQTPVYALTAVVGSCLVFALLIYWLALPLDLLIVYANGIFVLIYLLCMLAGIRLLSGRSRVMSMIGSILCCVLLVMIGWKSLYALLMFVLLWIGISRMPKAVLPS; via the coding sequence ATGAGTGGACTCAAACAGGAGTTAAGCCTCGCACAGGGAGTCGGGTTGTTGTCCACCTCGCTGCTGGGAACAGGTGTCTTTGCCGTCCCTGCACTGGCAGCAATGCTCGCGGGCGATGACAGCCTATGGGCATGGCCGGTACTGATTGTGCTGGTTTTCCCGATTGCTATTGCCTTTGCTGCTTTGGGGCGTCACTTCCCCAGCGCGGGTGGTGCCGCTCACTTCGTGACTATGGCTTTTGGGCCGAAATTAGGCAAAGTCACTGGCTGGTTATTCTTGTCCGTCATCCCTGTAGGCCTCCCCGCTGCTTTACAGATTGCCGCAGGTTTTTGGCAAGCAACCTTTGGTTGGCGTGATAGCGAACTGCTGATGGTGCAACTGGTGACCTTATTGGTCATTTGGTTGCTCGGCACGCGCAGTGCAGGCTCAAGTGCCAATGTACAAACCTTGATTGCACTACTGGTCATCGCCTTCGTGGTGGCTATTTGGTGGCAAGGAGAGATTCATCCATCCCAAATCCCTTGGCCATCACCGCAAGATATATCCCCGCCGAATATGTTCAATGCACTTGCCGTGATGTTCTGGTGCTTCGTCGGGCTAGAAGCATTCGCGCATCTGGCGACAGAATTCCGTCATCCTGAACGTGATTTCCCTCGAGCGCTAATCGTAGGGCTATTGGTCGCGGGTGCGGTTTATTGGGGATGCACTGTGGCTGTGCTGCATTTTCATGCCTACGGTGAAGAACAAGCTGCTGCGGCTTCATTACCCGGCATTGTGGTACAACTGTTTGGGGAACATGCGCTGTGGATTGCCTGCATTATTGGCTATTTAGCCTGCTTTGCTAGCGTCAATATTTATACTCAAAGCTTTGCCCGCATGGTGTGGTCGCAAGCTCAGGTTCGTCCACAAAGTAAGCTGGCGCAGCTTTCTGCCGGTCAAACTCCCGTCTATGCATTAACGGCCGTTGTGGGTAGTTGCTTAGTGTTCGCCTTACTGATTTATTGGTTGGCGCTACCTTTGGATTTACTGATTGTTTATGCCAACGGTATTTTCGTGTTGATTTACTTGTTGTGCATGCTGGCAGGTATTCGTTTATTGAGCGGGCGCTCGCGCGTGATGTCGATGATTGGCAGTATTCTATGTTGTGTATTGCTGGTGATGATTGGTTGGAAAAGTTTATACGCGTTACTAATGTTTGTTCTGCTATGGATTGGGATATCTCGAATGCCGAAAGCGGTACTGCCATCGTAG
- the ubiK gene encoding ubiquinone biosynthesis accessory factor UbiK has protein sequence MIDPKKIEQIARQVHESMPKGIREFGDDVEKKIRLVLQAQLTRLDLVNREEFDVQTQVLLRTREKLALLEQRLGQLEAKFNSAPTAIESPTDDNNRENKAAE, from the coding sequence ATGATTGACCCGAAAAAAATTGAACAAATCGCCCGCCAGGTGCATGAGTCTATGCCGAAAGGTATTCGCGAATTCGGGGACGACGTCGAAAAGAAAATCCGGCTGGTGCTACAAGCGCAGTTAACCCGACTGGATTTGGTCAACCGTGAAGAGTTCGACGTGCAAACTCAAGTGTTGCTGCGCACCAGAGAAAAACTGGCCTTACTCGAGCAACGTCTGGGTCAATTGGAGGCTAAATTCAATAGCGCGCCTACTGCGATTGAAAGTCCAACCGATGATAACAACAGAGAGAACAAAGCTGCCGAGTGA
- the ribB gene encoding 3,4-dihydroxy-2-butanone-4-phosphate synthase, whose protein sequence is MNQTLLSDFGTPFERVERAIDALRNGRGVMVLDDESRENEGDIVFAAEAMTVEQMALTIRHGSGIVCLCITDEHRQKLELPMMVTNNTSQFQTGFTVTIEAAEGVTTGVSAADRLTTIRAAIADNAKPSDLNRPGHVFPLRGQSGGVLSRRGHTEASIDLAILAGYKPAGVLCELTNDDGSMAHAPEVIEFAKLHNMPVVTIDDLVAYRQSR, encoded by the coding sequence ATGAATCAGACTCTTCTTTCAGATTTTGGCACGCCTTTCGAGCGTGTAGAACGTGCTATCGACGCTTTGCGTAATGGTCGTGGCGTAATGGTATTGGATGATGAAAGCCGTGAAAACGAAGGTGATATCGTTTTTGCTGCTGAAGCGATGACAGTTGAACAAATGGCGCTAACCATTCGTCACGGTAGCGGCATCGTGTGTCTGTGTATCACGGATGAACACCGTCAGAAGCTTGAATTACCGATGATGGTCACCAACAATACTAGCCAGTTCCAAACCGGTTTTACCGTGACAATTGAAGCGGCAGAAGGCGTTACTACGGGCGTTTCTGCGGCAGATCGTTTAACTACGATCCGTGCAGCCATTGCCGATAATGCAAAACCAAGCGATCTTAACCGCCCAGGCCATGTATTCCCACTGCGCGGCCAGTCAGGCGGCGTTTTATCCCGCCGTGGCCACACCGAAGCGTCAATTGATTTGGCTATCTTGGCAGGTTACAAACCAGCGGGTGTGCTGTGTGAGCTGACCAATGATGATGGCAGCATGGCTCATGCGCCAGAAGTGATCGAGTTCGCCAAGTTGCATAATATGCCTGTTGTCACGATTGATGATCTGGTGGCGTATCGCCAATCTCGCTAG
- the ygiD gene encoding 4,5-DOPA dioxygenase extradiol, protein MNTPRMPALFLGHGSPMNVLEENSHTLAWRTLGETLPRPKAILAISAHWYTRGTAVTAMAKPRTIHDFGGFPQALFDTEYPAPGSPELAAQVQQLLAPIPVRADTSEWGLDHGSWGVLIKMYPEADIPVVQLSIDGTQPAEYHYELGRKLAVLRDQGVMIVASGNVVHNLRMVRWQGESDPYPWAESFNQFVRDNLSYQGDNHPLVNFMQHEGAALSNPTPEHYLPLLYVLGSWDGKEAISIPTDGIEMGSLSMLSVVVN, encoded by the coding sequence ATGAACACTCCACGTATGCCTGCACTGTTTCTCGGCCACGGTAGCCCGATGAACGTGCTGGAAGAAAACAGTCACACCCTGGCATGGCGTACGTTGGGTGAGACATTACCGCGTCCTAAGGCCATCCTAGCGATTTCCGCCCACTGGTATACCCGTGGAACTGCGGTAACCGCCATGGCGAAACCTCGGACCATCCATGATTTTGGTGGCTTCCCGCAAGCGCTGTTTGATACCGAGTATCCAGCGCCGGGCTCGCCCGAGCTAGCTGCGCAAGTCCAACAACTGCTAGCGCCAATCCCTGTACGGGCGGATACCAGCGAATGGGGTTTGGACCATGGTAGCTGGGGAGTCTTGATCAAGATGTATCCTGAGGCGGATATTCCCGTCGTGCAACTGAGTATCGATGGCACTCAACCGGCAGAGTATCACTATGAGTTAGGCCGTAAATTGGCAGTATTGCGCGATCAAGGTGTGATGATTGTTGCCAGCGGCAACGTGGTACACAACTTGCGGATGGTGAGATGGCAGGGAGAAAGTGATCCCTATCCTTGGGCTGAATCTTTCAATCAGTTCGTACGGGATAATTTGAGCTATCAGGGCGATAATCACCCATTAGTTAACTTTATGCAGCATGAAGGCGCGGCCTTATCTAACCCAACACCTGAACACTATTTACCCCTGCTTTACGTGCTGGGGAGCTGGGATGGCAAAGAGGCGATTTCAATTCCTACCGATGGGATTGAAATGGGGTCGCTGAGTATGTTGTCGGTCGTGGTGAACTAA